From the genome of candidate division WOR-3 bacterium:
TCCTGCCCTGTTCTTTAAATTTATTCCTCGCCTCCAGCATAGAAAATCTTATATCCACCTCTTTATTTGCAATCAGCCCAAAAAGCCTACACATTTTCTACCTCCAATAGTAAATCAAATAAATTATTGAGCCAGGATTTATATTTTTCGTCATCCAGAAGTGACGGAGTAAAAGGTAATGCACCCACACCGCCTGAACTGAAAAAATCTTTTTCTATAATTTTATCATTTTTGACATCCTTCACATCCAATTCTATGCTTGTTAATGATTCTGAATAGAGTGCTACTTTGGTGCCGGGATATA
Proteins encoded in this window:
- a CDS encoding nuclease domain-containing protein, translating into DKKEKEIKEKEIEEKRGTFKLGDLYKMHTYREAILRKEDKKKPLWVIALYPGTKVALYSESLTSIELDVKDVKNDKIIEKDFFSSGGVGALPFTPSLLDDEKYKSWLNNLFDLLLEVENV